TAGCTACTATAAACACAAATTCCATTTATTTCTCATTGACTAAATTTCGGCGATTCTAGTATCGTGCGCTTAATGTGACTAAACTAAGCGAGCACGAGCGAAGGCGCACTGAGCGAACGCCCAAGCGAAGTGCGAGTGAAGTTTAGTCGCTCTAAGCGTGCGAGACAAATCGCCACAGATTTTACTCTACATTAGTATAGACAGCTTGCACATCATCATCATCTTCAAGCTTATCAAGCAGCTTTTCAAGCTCGCTCATTTGCTCATCGTTTAGCGATATAGTAGAGTTTGGTAAGAATTCCAAAGCTCCTTTTTTTATCACAAGTGAGTTTTCTTCAAGTGCTGCGCTAAGCGTGCCAAAAGCCGTGTAATCGCCTATTATGCGAAGCTCGTCATCGCTGCTCTCCATCTCTTCAAGCCCAGCGTCTATTAGTGCAAGTTCTAGCTCGTCAGTATCGCCCCCATAAGGCTCACAGCTAAATACAGCCTTGCGAGAAAACATAAAATTTAGTGAGCCAGAAGGCAGCATTTCGCCGCCGTTTTTGTTAAAAATTGATTTTATATTTGCTACGGTGCGAGTTGGATTATCAGTTGCGGTCTCTACTATGATTTGAACGCCGTGTGCGCCTTTGCCATCGTAAAATATAGTTTTGATATCCGCGCTGTCCTTGCCATTTGCCCTTTTTATCGCAGCATCGATGTTGTCTTTTGGCATATTTTGTGCCTTAGCAGTTGCGATTGCGGTGCGAAGTTTTGGGTTCATATCAGGGTCAGTTCCGCCCTCTTTTGCAGCTATTGTAATTGCCTTGCCAAGCTTTGGAAATAGCTTGCTCATCTTATCCCAGCGTGCTTCTTTGCTTGCTCTGCGGTATTCAAATGCTCTTCCCATTGTCTTTGTCCTTGATAGAAAATTATAAAACGGCGATTATATCAAAAAATGCATATATTTTGCTAATATTTAAAAAAAAGGGGCTAAAATCGCTTTTTAAAAATTCACTAAAAGGACGCAAAAATGACTTTTGAAGCAAATAATATAAACTGCCAAAACTGCGCAAATACTATAATCTCAGAGCTTAAAGAGGATTTTGGCGAGATTAGCGTTGATCTTAGCGTAAGCCCACGCCGTGTAAGCGTGGAGCTTGATGAGAGCAAAGAACAAGGCTTTAAAGAGGCAATGAGCGAACTTGGCTTTGATGTGATAAAAAGAATTGATTAAAGCTTTCTAGGAATTCTAGAATTTAAGGAATTCTAGAATTTAAAGAATTCTCTTTGGGAATTCTAGTTTAAGGAATTCTCTTTGGGAATTCTAGAATTTCAGCATTTTGGAATTCCAAAATTTAATAAAACAAAAAATCATGAGCAAACTTCATCTAAACATCACCGGCATGACCTGCGTAAACTGCGCAAATGCTATCACAAGAGCAACAAAAAAAATAAAAGGCGTAAAAAGCGCAAATATTAGTCTAAGCGATAATAGTGGCATTTTTGAGCTAGAAAACAAAAGCGTAGAGCAAAAAATAATAGAAAAAATAAAAGCCCTTGGCTTTGGCGTAGCGCATGATTTTAACGAGCTTTTAATGGCTCAGGCAAAAGAGCAAAAAGTGCTAGCTATAAAGCTAACAATAAGCGCAGTTTGCTCAGGCTTAATCATGCTTTTTCACTTTGGCTTAATTTCTGCTAGCCACGATTTTATCGCACTTTCATCGCTTATTTTGTGCTTCCTTTGCCTGCTTTGCGGCACTAGCTTTTACACCCACGCCCTACGCAGCCTAAAAGAAAAAAACTTTGATATGAACACCCTTGTTAGCCTTGGAGTGTTCTCAGCCTTTTTCTACTCGCTGTTTGCGTATTTTGCTGGCTCTCACGAGCTGTATTTTGACAGCCCTGCGATGATTATTAGCTTCGTGCTGCTTGGCAAGTTTTTAGAGAGCAAAGCAAGGGCAAAAACCAGCCTGCGTCTAAAAAGCCTAATGGACTTAAAGCCAAAAATAGCGCATTTGCTCTTAGCTGATGGCACAGAAAAGCAGATAAAAGCAAGCGAGCTAAAAATAGGAGATATAATCAGCATAAAGCCAGGCGAACACGCCCCAAGTGACGCTATAATCACTTATGGCGGGGCTGAGTTTGATGAGAGTGCGATAAATGGTGAGAGCCTGCCACGATATAAAAGCGTGGGTGAAAATATCTTTGGTGGCAGCACAAATATAAATGGCACCATACTAGCAAAAATTGCTAAAAACCCAAAAGAAAGCCTGCTAGAAGGCATTATTTCAAGCTTACAGCAAAGTGCGAGCAAAAAGCTAAACATAGCTCGCCTAGCCGATAAAATCTCAAATATTTTTGTGCCTAGCGTGATCGGGGTTTCGCTACTAACGCTTATTATTTGGAGTTTTTTTGATGTTGATAAGGCTGTGATTTGCGCTATTAGCGTGCTTGTGATTTCTTGCCCTTGTGCCTTAGGGCTTGCTACGCCTATTGCCATAGTCTGCGCTCTTAGCAAAGGCTCAAAATCTGGAATTCTCATAAAAAATCCAGCCATAATAGAGCTTATTAAAGGCGCAAAAATCGTAGCCTTTGATAAAACCGGCACGCTTACAAAAGGCTCTTTAAGCGTGAGTGCTACGAGCTTAAATGATGATGATTTAAGGCTTGCTGGCTTTTTAAGTAAGGCAAGCTCGCACCCTATCTCAAAGGCAATCAGCAAATACGTGGGCACAAGCAAGGGCGCAAAGGGCATAAAAGAGCTAGCAGGACTTGGCATAGAGTATGAAGAAAACGGCGTTTTAATGCTCTTAGGCAGCATTAAACTACTCCAAAATCACGGCGTAGTTCTAAATGAAAGCCAAAAAGAGCAGATTTTAGCACAAAACGCAGCTTTAGCGCTACTAGCTGTGGGTGGCGAGTATAGGGGCTTTATCGCCCTAAGCGATGAGATCAAAGAAGGCGCAAAAGAGCTAATAAGCAAGCTAAAAGCAAAGGGGCTAAAATGCGTAATGTTAAGTGGAGATAATGAAAAAAATGCTGGGCAAATAAGTAGCAAACTTGGGCTTGATGAGTATTATGCTGGGCTTTTGCCAAACGAGAAAGTAGAGCTTTTAAGGGGCTTTGGGGGGAGTGCTGTTTTTGTAGGTGATGGTATAAATGACGCGCTTGCTATGAAAGAAGCGATGATAGGCGTAGCAATCAGCAATTCAAGCGATATTAGCAAAGATGCTAGCGATATAATCATCATAAAAGATGATATAAAGGCACTCTCAGAGCTTTTTAGCTTAGGGCAAAAAGCGCTAAAAATCATCAAGCAAAATCTCTTTTGGGCATTTTGTTATAACGCTCTTTGTATTCCGCTCGCAGCTGGTGTTTTTGGGGGTGCGGGGGTATTTTTAACCCCAGCTATCGCAGCATTTGCCATGAGTTCTAGCTCAGTAATAGTCGTGCTAAACTCTTTGCGCCTTTTAAGGTAATTTTGGAATTCCAAAGTGGAATTCCAAAATTACCTAGCAAATTAGAATTCCTATAAATTATACTTAGCAATTCTAGAATTCCCTAAAAACTACGCCTTGCTTAAAAGCTCTTTTATCTCGCTTTTGCTTAGAGCTCTGCCAGCACTTAGCACCACTTCATTTACCACTAGCGCAGGCACGCTTAGCACACCATAGCTAGCAATCACCGAAATATCCTTGATATACTCCACTTCAAGCCCCAAACCTAGCTCTTTTAGGGCTGATTTGCAATTTTCATTTAGCTCATTACAGCAGCCTGTGCCTAGCACCTTTATGCTTGTTATTTCACCGCTAAAACTCTTTGGCTCAAAGCTTGTCTCATTAGCATTGCAAGCACATTTTAGCTTTTTTTTCTTAAAAAACTTAAACATTTTCTCTCCTTAAATAAAAATATATGCAAAAGCATTAAAAATATAGCCTATGAGAATAATCCCCAAGCTAAGCGTAATCACAAAAGCTGCTAGCAAGCGTGGACTCATAACCTTTGAGAGCATCACAAGCGAAGGCAGACTAAGTGCTGTAACACTCATCAAAAAGCTAAGCACTGTGCCTAGTCCTGCACCTTTTTCTAAAAGCGCAAGAGCTACTGGAATAGCCGCAAAAGTATCAGCATACATAGGAATTCCAACCACGCAAGCAAGTAGCACGCTATACCACAAATCAGCCCCAAGCACGCTTTCTACTAGGTTTTGGGGCAAGAGATTATGGATAAAAGAACCTATTGCCACGCCTAGTAAAATATAGAGCCAAACTCGCTTTATAATGTCTTTTGCGCCGTTTTTGGCTTCTTTTATGCGCTCTTTTTGGCTTGGGGACGTGTAGTTTGCTGTGGCTTTGATGGCTGTGATTTTTACAAAGCCTAGTTTTTCTATGATATATCCGCTCAAAATCGCTATAACAAGCCCTGAGAGCAAATACGCAAGGGCGATTTTATACCCAAACTCGCTGATTAAAATAGCAAGCGAGGCAAGGTCAGCCATCGGCGACATAATAAGAAAGCTAAGCGTAACGCCTATGCTAAGCCCTGCGCTACAAAATCCTATAAAAAGCGGAATACTAGAACACGAGCAAAAGGGCGTCAAAATCCCCAGCAAAGCCCCAAAAATCCTGCCCCAAAAACCATTCATAGAACCTAAGATTTCTTTGGTTCTTTGCGGCGGAAAGTAGCTTTGGATATAGCTAATGCCAAAAACAAGCACAAAAAGCAAGAAAAAAATCTTAATGCTATCATAAAGAAAAAAATGTAGCACCGAAAAAATCTTTGAGCCAAGCTCTAAGCCAAGGGCTTCTAAAAGCCTGCTTAGCCCAGTATCTAAGTAAGAAAATGAGAAAATTTCTTTTAAAAATTCCCCAAAGCACCTAAAATATCTTTCATTTTTTATCCTTTTAATTGATGTTTGTCTATATATTTTTGCCTTTTTAGAGCGTGAGTTTAGAGTTTTAATTCTACTTTTACCTTTTTAATTACGCTCTTTATGCTCGCAGTTTAAGGCGGACAAGAAATCGCATTTATGCTTTCTTTAAACTCTTTAAAACGCTCGCAGTTTATGTCGTAGTGCTGCCATTTGCCCTCTTTAAAAGCAAAGACCAAGCCGCACTCACACAAAATCTTCATATGATGAGATAGAGTAGGCTGCGTTACTTCAAGCTTTTCTAAAAGCTCGCAAGCGCAAAGTCTGCCCTTTGTTAGCATTTTTATTATATTTAGTCTGTTTGTGTCGCTTAGGGCTTTTGCGATTTGGGCTAGTTCTTCTATACTCATTTTTTACCTTATATTGATATTTGTCTATGTATTGTAACAAATATATAGACACTTGTCAATATATTCTATAAGGAATTCTAGAATTCCTAAGCAAATATCTTGGAATTCCAACTGGAATTCTTAAAGAATTTAAGATTTATTTTGCTAGAATTTGTCAACTTCTTTTAAGGTATTAGAATGATTAAAGTATTAAAAAATCTCGCATTTTGGGTCGTTTTAGCAATAGCACTTGGTATTTTTGTAGGATATGCTTTTCCCCAAATTGGCACCCTTAGCAAGTTTGGGATTGATTATTTTATAATGATTTTAAAGTGGATGGTAGGACCAATTATCTTTCTTACTATTATCTCAGGCATTGTGTGTTTAGAAAGCCTAAGAGACCTTGGCAGCATAGGTTTAAAAGGCTTTATTTACTTTGAAGTAGTTAGCACGGCAGCTTTGGCTGTGGGTATCTTTGGCTCGCTGGCGCTTGCCCCTGGTGTGGGTATGCACTTAGATCCTAGTTCATTTGATGCTAGTAGCGTGGAGAAGTTCTCAGCTAACTCAAAAGATGTAGGCTCAGTCTGGGCGATACTAGCAGGCGCTGTGCCAAAAACTCCACTTTTGCCCTATGATGATTTAAGCACGCTTAGTGGCTTTGGCTTGGTGCTTGGGGTGATTAAAAACGCTCTTTTAGCCCTAAGTATCGTTATAACGCCATTTATTAAAGCAAATACGCTTCAAGTGCTTTTTATGGCGTTAATTTCAGCTATTGCGCTAAGTTTTGCGCCAAAGAAAATCAAAGATTTGTTCATAAAGCCGATTCAAAAGGCTCAGCACTGGGTGCTAAAAGCCCTTAGCATATTTATGTGGCTAAGTCCATTAGCGGCGTATTGTGCGATAGCGTATCTTATCGGCAAGTTTGGGATTGAGAGTCTCATAGGTATGCTAAGCCTGCTAGCAACTATGCTAATTTCGTCTTTGGTGTTTATTTTTGTGATACTTGGCGTGATTTGCTACTTAGCTAAGGTAAATATATTTAAGTTCATGCGCTTTATCGCAAAAGAAGTGTTGGTTGTGTTTGCTACAAGTTCTAGCGAAGTAGCCCTTGCGCCACTTATGAAAAAGTTAGAGAGCGCAGGAATTCACAAAGGCTGTGTCGGCGTAATAATACCTTTTGGCTACTCTTTTAACCTAGATTGTACAAATATTTATCTATCATCTTGCGTGATATTTTTGGCTCAAGCTTTTGACATTGAGCTTAGTTTTTCGCATTTGCTTAGCATTTTGCTGATTTTAATGGTTACTAGCAAAGGTGCTGTGGGCGTGACAGGCTCAGGCTTTGTGGTGCTAGCTGGAACGCTTGGTTCTATGCACGATGTCATACCTGTGGTAACTGTGGCAGTGCTGCTTGGGGTTGATAAGTTTATGAGTGAAATACGCGCGGTAGGAAACCTGTGCGGAAACGCAGTAGCCTGCCTAATCGTAGGAATCTGGGATAAAAAGATTGATAAAGATAAGTTTAACTACGCTATAAATCACCCTAGTGAGTTTGACTTTGAGAAACTTGAAGCAAAAGAAAAAGCGTAGTTTGCTAAGGGAATTCTAGAATTCCTAGGATAAAATCTAGAATTCCTAAAATAAAATCTAGAATTCCTAAAATAAAATCTAGAATTCTTTGACTAAATTCTAGAATTCCTTAGAAAAAATTACTAAAATTCCTTGACTTACACTTGGTGTAATGTTTTATAATTTTTGCTAAACTTTTAAAAAAGGAAGCAAAATGAAAAAAACTATTTTAACTCTTGGCATTACCGCAGCGGCTGCGGCTTTTTGGCTAGAAAAAGTAAGCAACGAAGAGTATGAAAATGCCTTAAAGGAACTTCAATGAAAAAGATTTTAGCTGTTTTTGCGGTGTTTGGGGGGGGTGTTTTGATGAGTGCAAATATAGAGGATAACACGCTTAAAGCGATATTTGAAAACTTTGAGAAAAGTAGCAAAAATGATAGCATAAAAGCTGGCCTAAGTCCTAGGCAGATTGAGCTTAGTAATCTAGCTATGATAATAGCATCGGGTTCGCTTAGGCTATGGCAAGAAAGGGTAGAAAAAAGCGAGTTAAAAGCTGATGAGATAATGGAGCTTTTACGCCAAAGCACGGCTTATCTTGGTATGGCTAGGATTAGGGAATTTATCTTTGTTACAAGTGAAATTTATAAGCGTAAAGGGGTTAAAATCACAGATTTTGCCCTAGATAGTGATGAAAATAGACTTAAAAATGGGCAAAATTTACAAATAGAGCTTTTTGGCAGTGCTACTACGCAGAGTATGAGTGGCGACTACGCACAAATCGGCAGGTATTTAAGCCAAAATTGCTTTGGGGATTATTACACTAGAACTGAGATTTTAAGCCTAGACGAGCGTGAGATTATCACATTTTTCTTTTTGGCTGCGCAGGGCGATACCTCAGCACAGATGAAAGCTCACGCAAAAGCTATTTTTCTTCAAGGCTTAAACAAAGAAAAATTAATCGCCCTAATCAACGCAAATATCGCTCTTATAGGCTATCCACGCTCACTAAATGCCACCGCTGCTGTAATAGAGGCTAGCAAATAATGGCATACACAATCATAGAAGTCTCACAAAAAACAGGCGTAAGCCCACGCACTTTGCGTTATTGGTGTGATAATGGGCTTTTTCCTTTGGTTGAGCATAGCCCCAGTGGCATTAGGTATTTTAGCAAAAGCGATATAGAGTGGGTAGAATGGGTTGTGCGTTTTCGTAAAATGGGTATGAGCGTTAAACGCCTTAGAGAGTATATAAATTTAGCTATCAAAGGCGATAGCACACTAGAAATTCGCCTAGTGATGATAAAAGAAGAAAAAAGTAGAATTTTAAATGAGCTTGATGAGATAAAAGGTGCGCTTGATTGTGTGGATAAAAAAATTGAGTTCTACGAAACTGCCATAAAAGCCAAAAGCGACCCACACGCCAAAGGTGGCAAACAATGCGAGTGATTTTATCGCTTTTTTGTCTTTTTAGCTTTGTTTTAGGAGAGAAAATGGAGATTTTTGTTATCATAAATGAGCAAAAGTTAAAGGCTGTTTTGGCTGAAAATAGCCGGGCTTTGGCTCTATATAAAGAGCTAGAAAAAGGTGATATCATCATAAATGCTAGTGATTATGGTGGCTTTGAAAAAAGCGGCAAACTTCCATCGCCATTGCCACGAAATGATGAGCAAATCACAATGCAGCCTTGCGATATAATTCTTTATAGCGGTCAAACTTTCGTATTAGCCTACGATACAAACTCATGGCTCTTAACTCGCCTTGGCAAATTAGATGGCATAGGCAAAGATGAGCTAAAAAAGCTGCTAGGCACAGGTGATGCAAAAATAAGGCTATCTGTAAGATAAAAGCCTTTTATAGTCTTTTAGCGAATTCTAGAATTCGTTAAAAGATTTTTAAATATTAGCTTTTTGCTTAATTCTTGCATTTTTTCCACTATTAAATTAACATTTGTAAATGTAAGATTTTGCTTACAAATTTTTCTTAAAAACTCTATTTCTGTATCGTATTCCAAAACATTTTTACAATACTCTTGAAGTTTTTTAGCATTACTGATTGCCAAGTTTATATTTTTATCATTTAAAAATTCCGTATAATCACCTGGTTCTTTATCATAATTATTTATACTAGGAATCTTTACTAGCCTATTTTTGATTTCATCAAACGAAGAAAAAATGTGAGTTGTGTATTCAAAATGTAGCAAATACCAAATCTCGAAGCACACACTTGATAAAATAGCATTAAAGCTCTTTGCTTTTATCATATCAAGCGCATTATCTATATCTTTGTGCTCATCTCTATCAAAAACACAATAAATAATAGAATTTTTCGCATCTAACTTATATTCTCTTTGCTTTTCCATAGCTACTCTTACCACACTACTTGGACTAGGTTTTGTATTTTTTGGGATTATAATATTTGATAAATGATATTTTTCCTTTAATTTATTAAAATAATTTGGCTCTGTCTTTTGACCTTCACAAATTATAAGAACTGTGGTTTTTTCTTCCAATTGCTTTGAGATTCTTTTTGTAGGCATGGCCCTTGTTCTTGCATTTCCTTCCATGATTCATAGCCTTAATATACAAAATTTGTTATATTTGGAATTCCACCATATCTGCCAAGCAAATAATTTAATTCCCAATTATCATTTGTTGTTTTAAAATCAAATAACGAATATAATTTTGTAGCCTTATTTTGTTTTTCACAAAAATATATTTGATCTTTTCTAAAAATATTTTTATTAAGAAGATTTGTATTATGCGTAGTGAAAATAAGCTGTGCGCAACTTTCATTTTTTACTTCTTGGCTATTAAACATATCTACTATAAATTGTGCTATCTTTGGGTGTAGATGTGCTTCAAGCTCATCAATTACTACTATATAATTATTTTCCATGGCATCTATAAATGGGCCGATAAGCTTTAAAAATTCTTGCGTTCCATCTGATTCACTTTCTAGCGGGAAAGATTTTATGGTTTTATTATCTTGCTTAAAGTGATTAGTTCTAGCAATTAACTCAATCAGGTTATTTTCTATTTCTGTATTATGCTCTTCGTCTTTGTATTTTTGAGTATTTATTCTTTTTTCCTTTATAGTCATGTCATATATATCTAAATCTGCCACTTGTAAAAACTTATTTATTTTATCTTTATATTCATCGTTTTTATATTTGGTTAAAGTAAATAATTCACCATCGCTATATTTAGATTTAGCGTTGGCAATTTTTAAATTATCTTTTATGTAGTTATAAATATCTAAAAATTTTTTACCGTTTAATAAGACAGAAACAGATAAGAATAAAGCATTGTTTCTCGTAAATTTTTTCTTATCTTCTATTTCTTCTAAGCACTCTTTATCTTCGCTACTCCATGCATAATCGCCTTTTCCCTTATTATATATTCTTTCAAACAAAATTTTATTTTTATTTCTTGTATTTTTTAAAAGCCATTCTTCAAAAATCATTTCTTTTGTAGTGCTAAAACCATACTGATACATAGTATTATCAATAGAAAAAGTTATCTCAAACCTACTTGGCTCATTATCATCATCACCAAGCAAAAAAGGAGTGATATATAAAACACCATCTCTTTGTATATCGGAAATGACGATCTTGTGCATAACAAACATTGCTTTTATTATATTAGACTTTCCAGCAGCATTAGCCCCATATATAGCCACGCTTTTTAATAATCTTGGCACCATTCTATTTGTTTTTACCGTATTGTCTATTTTTACCATACTACTGCTAGCTATACAGCTTAACACCTGCTCATCTTGAATAGATAGAAAGTTTTTTACTCTAAATTCAATCAGCATATTTCACTTCCAAAAAATTTTAAATTATACTCGCGGATTATAGCCACAAAAAATAAATTTTTTAATGTTTTAAACATTAAAAAATACCAAAAAGTAAAACAAAAGCAAATTTTAGAATTCCTAGCTGTTTTCTACTGCTTTTATTTCATCATCACTTAGGTTGTAGAGTTTATAGACAGCTGTGTTTATGCGCTCGTCTGTGGCTTTTAGCTGTGAGTTTAGCTCTGCACATTTTGCCTTAAAGCTCTCAAAAAACTCCAGCACTTCGCCCTGCTCGCTTAGGGGCACTTTTATTTTGCTGATTTTTAAGAATTCTTTAAAGTCTAGTTTGTAAAACTCGCTTAAAGCACTTGGGATTTTTTCTACATTGTAATTTGCCTTTAAAAGCGTCCAAAAATTATTTGTAAGCTTGGCAAACTGAGCGTTTAAATCAATCATAATATCTGCTAAGTCTGCTAATTCTTTTTGGAATTCCAAAGATATATTTGGAATTCCAAAATTTTCAAAATAAACTTTGCGGATTTCTCTACCATCTACACCAAGTTCTGGGCAATTTGATTTTATCCATAATTTAGCAAGTTTTGAGTTTAAAATAGCTACTAAAAACTTTAATGAAATATTTTCATCTTTTGCTGTTAGAATAAAACTTTTATCATTTGTGAAATATCCATTTTCATCATAAGAAAAAGGATAAAATGCTGTCATATTTGGATAAACAATTTTTGGTTTAGAGAATTCTTTTAAATAAACACAATTTCTTAAATTATAAGGTGTAATGCCTTTGTCGCCACGCTTTTCTAGTTTGTCGTAAAACTGCGATAAATGCTCTTTTATAGCTGGATAATCATCTATATTTATAGGTTCTAAATTTTCACTTTTTAAGCCATTGTGAGTGTTTATCATATAAAGCTCAAAACTAGAATTCCAAGCCTTTATATCGCGCCCTCGCAAAAGTGGCTTTATAAGCTCTGCGCTTTTGGCATCTTTTTTGATAAGCTCGTTTTTTGTATTTTCATCAATGTAAAAAGCATCGTTAAAACCCGTTAGAATTCCACGATAAATTTCAATAGGCAAAGATTTCAAAGGTGTAAAAGTATCAATTTTAGCTAGAATTCCAGCTGTTGCGTTGCTCTCAAAAGTCCAAGCAGAATTTGAGAATTCCTTAAAACTAGAATTCTGCTTTACATAATTTTCTAAATCACTTGTGATTTCTTTACAAGCGCAAATTTGAGTTTGCTTTTCGTAAGGTTCTTTGCGTAAAATTAGAATTTGCGGGTCTACTACAGCATCAGCAAAAACTTTAACCCCAGCAAAATCAATAAGCAAAAGCGGATTTGTATAAGAAATAAAAAATCGTCTTAAACCTTCACCATATTTGGCTTTTAGCCACTTATTTGAAGCGATAAAGCCTAAAAATCCGTGATTTTTCAGCAGTTTTGTGCCTTGCTCGTAAAATAAACAATACAAATCAGCTGATTTATTATAGCTAGCAAAGCCACATTTGCTATAAACTTCGCTCATTTGCCCCATACTTTGTAGCTGGACATACGGCGGATTGCCTACGATGATGTCAAAGCCACCATTTTCAAATACTTCTGGGAATTCCTTTTGCCAGTCAAATAGCTCGGTTATTAGTGAGTTGCCACATTTTATCTTGCCACTTAGGGTGCTTAGTTTGGTGCCTTTTTTCGCTGTGTTTAGCCAAAGTGAGAGCTTGGCGATTTCTACGCTCTCGCCGTTTATATCCACGCCGTAGATGTTGTTTTCTAGGATTTTGTCATCATAGTAGCTAAAATCAAGCTGTGAGCCATAAAGGGCGTTTTCTAGCTCATCTAGCAAGGCGTGCTGGGTTTTTAGATATTTTAGCGTGGCGTTTAGAAAGGCGCCTGACCCACAAGCTGGGTCGCAGATTTTAAGCCCTAGCAAATACTCTCTGTAAGCTTGTAGGGTTTTGATTTTATCTTCTTTTTTGCTTTTGGTGCTTTTGGTGAAGTTTTCGTTTATGCCAAGTTCTGCTTTTTTGCTCTCGCAGAGTGTGCCAAGAGTGCTTTCTACTATGTATTTGGTGATGTAGGCTGGGGTGTAGAAAACTCCGTCTTTTTTGCGTTTGTTTTGTTCTTTTATGCCTGTTAGTTCGTTTTTTTTGCTCTCTATCTCGCTAATGCTGTGTTCGAAAATATGTCCCAAAATATCCACACTAACATCGCTATCAAAGTCGTAGTTTGCGATTTTTTGGCAATGGAATTCTAGAATTTCATCGCTGATTTTCAGGCGGTCTAGCAGCTCATCGCTTTTGAAAAGTCCGCCGTTATAAGCAAAAATATCCATACTCTCATCGCCACTATCAATCCAGCCAAAATACTGCTTTATAAGGTCATAAAGTGGGATTTGGATGTGAATTTCTTTTGCTTTTTTGAAACGCTCGATTATGCCTAGCATTGAGTTTGGTGGCAAAAGTCCTTTGTCTTCGCAAAAGAAAATAAACAAAAATCTATCAAGCAATTTTTGGCTTTTTGAGAATAATTCTAGCTCGTCAGTGTCTTTGTTTTGCTCGCAAAGGTTGGCAAAAAGAGCGTTTTTAAACTCTGTGTAGTCTTTGTAAAGGGCTTTTGTGATTTGTTCTTCACGGCTTAGGCTGAGTTCTTTGATTTTGGCTGGGATATCGGCTGTGATCTGCGCTAGGGCTAAAAGCGTGTAAAGCTCGCAAAAGCCCTTAAAATCAAGCGTAAAAAGGTGGAATTCCACAAAATCAGTCGCATCATCAATGTAAAAGCGTAGTTTTTCAAAGTTCGAGATAACTACATAGCGACAGCCTGCGTTGTGGGCTTTGTAGCCTAGGGCTTGGTTTTCTATTTTGGCAAGGTCGGTTGTGTCTGTACCTTTTAGTTCTATTACGCATTTTACTTTGCTATCAATGATGATTGCGCCATCTGCTTTGCGTGCGTCTTTTTTGTCTGCGCTTTCGTTGCGCTTTTCGGTTATTAGGTTGTAGTTTGGTTCTGGATTTATCGTATATCCTAGGATATTTACAAAAATATCACGCAAAAAGCCCTCTTGGTATTGTTCTTCTTTGCTAGCTTTGATTTGCTCGATTTTTTGTGGGTTTTGGTAGGTATTTTGGAATTCCTTGTATTTTTGCTCTAAAAGCTCTGCGTCAATGCTTTTAATGTATTTATCTAATACTGATTTTTGAAACATCTTTTGCCCTTACGATTTTTAGCTTGAATTCTAGCAA
Above is a genomic segment from Campylobacter magnus containing:
- a CDS encoding heavy metal translocating P-type ATPase; translated protein: MSKLHLNITGMTCVNCANAITRATKKIKGVKSANISLSDNSGIFELENKSVEQKIIEKIKALGFGVAHDFNELLMAQAKEQKVLAIKLTISAVCSGLIMLFHFGLISASHDFIALSSLILCFLCLLCGTSFYTHALRSLKEKNFDMNTLVSLGVFSAFFYSLFAYFAGSHELYFDSPAMIISFVLLGKFLESKARAKTSLRLKSLMDLKPKIAHLLLADGTEKQIKASELKIGDIISIKPGEHAPSDAIITYGGAEFDESAINGESLPRYKSVGENIFGGSTNINGTILAKIAKNPKESLLEGIISSLQQSASKKLNIARLADKISNIFVPSVIGVSLLTLIIWSFFDVDKAVICAISVLVISCPCALGLATPIAIVCALSKGSKSGILIKNPAIIELIKGAKIVAFDKTGTLTKGSLSVSATSLNDDDLRLAGFLSKASSHPISKAISKYVGTSKGAKGIKELAGLGIEYEENGVLMLLGSIKLLQNHGVVLNESQKEQILAQNAALALLAVGGEYRGFIALSDEIKEGAKELISKLKAKGLKCVMLSGDNEKNAGQISSKLGLDEYYAGLLPNEKVELLRGFGGSAVFVGDGINDALAMKEAMIGVAISNSSDISKDASDIIIIKDDIKALSELFSLGQKALKIIKQNLFWAFCYNALCIPLAAGVFGGAGVFLTPAIAAFAMSSSSVIVVLNSLRLLR
- a CDS encoding ArsR/SmtB family transcription factor, producing MSIEELAQIAKALSDTNRLNIIKMLTKGRLCACELLEKLEVTQPTLSHHMKILCECGLVFAFKEGKWQHYDINCERFKEFKESINAISCPP
- a CDS encoding thioredoxin family protein — encoded protein: MFKFFKKKKLKCACNANETSFEPKSFSGEITSIKVLGTGCCNELNENCKSALKELGLGLEVEYIKDISVIASYGVLSVPALVVNEVVLSAGRALSKSEIKELLSKA
- a CDS encoding YebC/PmpR family DNA-binding transcriptional regulator, whose protein sequence is MGRAFEYRRASKEARWDKMSKLFPKLGKAITIAAKEGGTDPDMNPKLRTAIATAKAQNMPKDNIDAAIKRANGKDSADIKTIFYDGKGAHGVQIIVETATDNPTRTVANIKSIFNKNGGEMLPSGSLNFMFSRKAVFSCEPYGGDTDELELALIDAGLEEMESSDDELRIIGDYTAFGTLSAALEENSLVIKKGALEFLPNSTISLNDEQMSELEKLLDKLEDDDDVQAVYTNVE
- a CDS encoding heavy-metal-associated domain-containing protein, with amino-acid sequence MTFEANNINCQNCANTIISELKEDFGEISVDLSVSPRRVSVELDESKEQGFKEAMSELGFDVIKRID
- a CDS encoding permease, which translates into the protein MLHFFLYDSIKIFFLLFVLVFGISYIQSYFPPQRTKEILGSMNGFWGRIFGALLGILTPFCSCSSIPLFIGFCSAGLSIGVTLSFLIMSPMADLASLAILISEFGYKIALAYLLSGLVIAILSGYIIEKLGFVKITAIKATANYTSPSQKERIKEAKNGAKDIIKRVWLYILLGVAIGSFIHNLLPQNLVESVLGADLWYSVLLACVVGIPMYADTFAAIPVALALLEKGAGLGTVLSFLMSVTALSLPSLVMLSKVMSPRLLAAFVITLSLGIILIGYIFNAFAYIFI